The sequence GTGCCGGTGCCGGTTCGTTCTTCGTCGTCTCGACGGCCTCCGGCTTCGTGCCATTGGAATCGGGCGGTGTCGAGGAGGGCTGCGCATCCGGCGGGGGCGCCTCCATGTCGAGTTCGCGCGCGACCCGCAGCCCGGCCAGCGTCGCCGTCGGCACCTGACCGTCCGCGGTGATTGGGCGGTCGTCGGGCAGCCCGGCGAGTACGCGGGCGGTCTGCTTGAACGTGCACAGCGCCGCACCGCGGCTTGGTACGACTTCCTCGCCATCCCGCAGCGCATCGACCAGATCACGTGCGGTGGAAGGGGTTTGGTTGTCGAAGAACTCCCAGTTGACCATGACGACCGGGGCGAAGTCGCAGGCCGCGTTGCACTCGATGTGTTCGAGGGTGACTCTGGGCTTTCCATCAACGGACTCGGTGGTCTCGCCGGCGTGGATGCCCAGGTGGTCCTGCAGCGAGTCGAGGATCGCGTCGCCGCCCATGATCGCGCACAGCGTGTTCGTGCAGACGCCGACCAGATATTCGCCGGTCGGGGTGCGTCGGTACATCGAGTAGAACGTGGCGACCGCGGTCACCTCGGCCTCGGTCAGGTCGAGCTGGGCAGCGCAGAACGCCAGGCCTGCCTTGGTCAGGTAACCGTCCTCGGACTGCACCAGGTGCAGCAAGGGCAGCAGTGCCGACCTCGAGCGCGGGTACTTGGCGATGATGTCGCGCGCGCTGGCCTCGAGTCGGGCCGTCACATCGGCCGGGTACAGCGCTTCTCCGCCGATCGGCGGTCCCGCCTCGTCGGGCCGCTGACCCAGCTCGATGAACACCGGAGAACCATTGGGGGACAGCGTCATCGGTGCCCTCGTCTCTTCGCGCGAGCGCTCATCGGTCGACGCCCCCCATAACCGGGTCGATGGAGGCGACAGCCGAGATCGCGTCGGCCACCATGCCGCCTTCGCAGGTGGCCGCCACCGCCTGCAGGTTGGTGAACGACGGGTCGCGGTAGTGCACGCGGTACGGCCGTGTGCCGCCGTCGGACACCATGTGAACGCCGAGTTCGCCGCGCGGAGACTCGACGGCTACGTACACCTGTCCCGGTGGGACGCGGATACCCTCGGTGACGAGCTTGAAGTGATGGATCAGCCCCTCCATCGAGTGGCCCATGATCTTGGCGATGTGCTCGGGCGAGTTACCCAGGCCGTCGGGCCCCAGCTTCAGGTCCGCAGGCCAGGCCAGCTTCTTGTCGTCGATCATCACCCGGCCGGGTGTCTTCTCCAGACGTTCTACGCACTGCTCGATGATCTTCAGCGACTCGTACAGCTCCTTCACCCTGATCAGGTACCGGCCGTAGGCATCGCAGCCGTCGTCGGTGATGACCTCGAAGTCGTAGGTTTCGTAACCGCAATAGGGTTGGGATCTGCGCAGGTCGTGGGGGAGCCCGGTGGCGCGCAGGACCGGGCCGGTGATGCCGAGTGCCATGCAGCCCGTCAGGTCCAGATACCCGATGCCCTGGGTGCGGGCCTTCCAGATGTAGTTCTCGCTGAGCAGGTCGGAGAGGTCCTTGAGCCGCTTGGGCATCAGCTTGAGCATGTCGCGGATCTGCGGCAGCGCCTCGTCGGGCAGGTCGGCGGCCAGCCCCCCTGGCCGGACATAGGAGTTGTTCATTCGCAGGCCGGTGATCGTCTCGAAGAT is a genomic window of Mycobacterium sp. ITM-2016-00318 containing:
- the nuoE gene encoding NADH-quinone oxidoreductase subunit NuoE, whose protein sequence is MTLSPNGSPVFIELGQRPDEAGPPIGGEALYPADVTARLEASARDIIAKYPRSRSALLPLLHLVQSEDGYLTKAGLAFCAAQLDLTEAEVTAVATFYSMYRRTPTGEYLVGVCTNTLCAIMGGDAILDSLQDHLGIHAGETTESVDGKPRVTLEHIECNAACDFAPVVMVNWEFFDNQTPSTARDLVDALRDGEEVVPSRGAALCTFKQTARVLAGLPDDRPITADGQVPTATLAGLRVARELDMEAPPPDAQPSSTPPDSNGTKPEAVETTKNEPAPAPSATVPAEADTEETDPSTTDSRD
- the nuoD gene encoding NADH dehydrogenase (quinone) subunit D; this translates as MSAPSNPPDGGGTDTVVMVGGEDWDQVVTAAAQADAGERIVVNMGPQHPSTHGVLRLILEIEGETIVSARCGIGYLHTGIEKNLEYRTWTQGVTFVTRMDYLSPLFNETVYCLGVEKLLGVTDDIPERANIIRVLMMEMNRISSHLVALATGGMELGSMGAMFYGFREREQILSIFETITGLRMNNSYVRPGGLAADLPDEALPQIRDMLKLMPKRLKDLSDLLSENYIWKARTQGIGYLDLTGCMALGITGPVLRATGLPHDLRRSQPYCGYETYDFEVITDDGCDAYGRYLIRVKELYESLKIIEQCVERLEKTPGRVMIDDKKLAWPADLKLGPDGLGNSPEHIAKIMGHSMEGLIHHFKLVTEGIRVPPGQVYVAVESPRGELGVHMVSDGGTRPYRVHYRDPSFTNLQAVAATCEGGMVADAISAVASIDPVMGGVDR